The window GTGGACTGCTCAGCGAGTGAGAAGGTTATCGATTTTTACGCACCGTTTCTGAAAGAAGGTGTGAATATTGTGGCAGCCAACAAGATTGCAAATTCGTCATCCCTTGAAGACTGGTTTGAACTCAAAAATCTTGCAAAGGAGAGCAAGGCGAGGTTTTTATACGAAACGAATGTGGGAGCGGCACTTCCCGTAATTCGCACGATGAAAGACCTGCTTGGTACGGGTGATGAGTTGATAAAAATCGAGGGCATCATGTCCGGATCTGTCAACTACATTTTGACAGCCGTGTGGAACGGGAAGGATTTTTCCACCGCACTTGGTGAAGCAAAGGAGATGGGATTGACCGAACCTGATCCTGTGATAGATCTTTCAGGTATGGATATTGCCAGAAAACTTTTGATACTTGTCAGGGATGCCGGATTCAGATATGAGTTGTCTGATATCGAAATCACCCCTCTCGCAAAACGGAATGTGGAGAATGAAGTTGAGTATCTTGATATCGATAAAATGGTCGGTGAAGCCCGTGCTGACGGGAACAAAATAAAATTTATAGCATCATTTTCAGAAGGAGAACTCAAGGTTTATCCGAAAGTCTGTACGCCCGATGACCCGCTTTTCGCAGTAGACGATGTGAAAAATGTTTTCATATTTTATACAAAGAGATACAACAAATATCCATTGGTAATCATGGGACCCGGTGCAGGGGTTGACATTACCGCTTCGGGTGTTCTGGATGATGTACTGAAAGTGATAGGACTTTAAGATGACTAATTCGACTCCCCACAGGCTGGTAAGGAAATTTGCAAGGGCATTCGCACCTGCTACCGTGTCAAATGTGGGTCCCGGTTTCGACCTGACGGGATTCCCTGTTTTTGGAATTGGAGACGAAGTTGAAGTGAAACCGAACGGGACCGCGGTCTCCCGGATAGTTTCAATTATTGGAAACGACAGCCTGAGCTTGGTTCTTGAAGAAAATACTGCGGGTATGGCGATTAAAAGTTTTCTGGCTGAAAATGCCCCCGGGGAGGGGGTGGATATCACGCTGCACAAGAACATGCCAATCGGGAGTGGCATGGGGTCGAGTGCTGCGAGTGCTGCCGCGGGAGTTGCTGCTGTAAATGCGTTGCTTGAGGCACCACTTCCTGCTGAAAAACTGATAAAGTATGCTCTTGATGGTGAGATGGTTGCATCGGGGACGCGGCATGGTGACAATATCATTCCGTGCATTACAGGTGGATTCATTTTAATTACCGGTCTGGAGAATTTTGAATTTATTAAAATTGACCCCCCTCCCGGGCTTGTGGTAATGCTGATTCATCCGCAGGTCGAGATTAAAACCAGTCATGCAAGATCGATTCTTCCTGAAATGATACCGGCAACGGATGCGATCAGGCAGACATCTGCGGCTATGATGCTTGTTACGGGGCTCTTAAAAGGTGATTATGCGCTTATAGCCGCGGCTTCACAGGATTTCATTGCGGAACCATACAGATCAGATTTGATACCCGGTTATCACGGGTTGAAGCGGGAAATTTTATCGCACGGAGCCTGTGCCTTCAACATATCAGGATCAGGTCCCACCTCGTTTGCTTTTTTTGATAATGAGAATAAAGCCGGGAAATTAATACCGTGGATCAAAGATTATTATGAAAAACTTAAAATTGAGGTGGATATTTTCATCTCAAAAGTAAATAACAATGGCGTCAAAGTTTTGGAGGTTCGATGAGATATATCAGTACCCGAAATCCGCAAACTCAATACAAATTCAAGGATGCACTCTATCTTGGGATGGCTCCCGATGGCGGACTTTTCCTTCCTGAGAGTATTCCGCACCTTCTTGAAGAACCGGACGAATTAAAAGAACTTTCGCTGACGGAACTTGCTAACCATTTCCTGAATCCATTTGTTACTGGAATAAGCGAGAGGGAGTTTACGCGTATTGTTGAGCGTACATTCAATTTTGATATTGAAATTAAACATGTCTCCGGGAAGATTTGGGTTGCGGAGCTTTTCCATGGTCCCACCCTCGCTTTCAAAGATTTTGGTGCAAGATTCCTTGCAAATGTGATGTCATATTTCCTTCACGAAGAGGGGAAAAGATGCAAGATTCTGGTAGCCACTTCGGGTGATACCGGAAGTGCTGTCGCCAACGGTTTTCTTGGTATGGACTGTGTTGATGTGGTGCTTTTATATCCTTCGGGTAAAGTCAGTTGGACTCAGGAACAACAACTGACCACTCTCGGGAAGAATGTTACAGCGCTGGAAGTGAAGGGAAATTTTGATGACTGTCAGAGACTGGTAAAAATGGCATTTGCGGATGAGGAGTTGAGGAGCAGGGTCAATCTGTCGTCTGCAAACTCGATCAGTATTGCGAGACTATTGCCTCAGGCAGTTTACTATATTTACACATACCTCAATCTTTATGAAAAACTTGACAATATAAACTTCGTTGTACCGAGCGGGAATCTTGGTAACATTACTGCCGGATTGATGACGAAATTCGCGGGCTTGCCCGTGAAGAAATTTTACGCTGCTCTGAATAACAATGATGTTTTTGCAAAGTATCTCGAAACTGGAGAATTCGTTCCTCAGCCGACAATTCAGACCCTTTCGAATGCCATGGATGTGGGAAACCCAAGCAATCTTGAAAGAATAACTTCGCTATACCATGGTGATCTTAACGCTATGCGAAGAGATATTTCCGCACGGAGTTATTCAAATGATGAAACATACTTCATGATTGGGGCAACATGGAATGAGTGCGGATATCTGGCAGATCCCCATACCAGTGTAGGTTTGTTGTATGCGCGAGACATGGGGGTTAAATTACCCAAGGAAAATTTTGTTGTTATGTCCACTGCTCATCCTGCAAAGTTTTACGATCATGTCAGTTCTGCTACCGGTATCAATTTTGCTGTTCCCGAAAGACTCGAAGCCTCTCTAAAAAAGAAGAAAGAAAGTGTATTAATGGGAACTGAATATGATGAGTTTAAGGAGATACTCTTGGGAGGTGCGGGGTGATATCTACATTCTCTACAAAGTCAAAAATTTAAGTTGTCGCAATCTCCAATCAGGAAGCTTTAATCTATTAAATCCGTGGTCAAATATCGGTTAATCCACGGACTTATTTCGTAATTCAAGATAATATAAACTGGTGTAGTCATTCTCGATAATCTGAAATAACATTATTTCGTACTTCTGATTTTGAAACTTCTCAATAACATTTCCCGTACGCTGTTCGGCAACACCCGTTAACTCATAGCCATTGTTTATAAGTTCTGCTTTATAATGCTCCAGAAACTTTTTATCCTTTGAGGTTAATGAAAGATAGGAGTAACCATCCGGAGAGACAAATATCGAGATGTCTTGGGATTTAATCTGTTTACTTTTTGCTTTCTTGTATTTATACTCGACACTGTTTTCGTTTTTTGTTGAATTTTGGTATTTGAATCCCTCCTTAATCAATAAGGAGTCCATATTTTTTTTGTTCGCACAATTATCAAAAACAATCTCCATTTTTACACATGGAATATACTGAGCGTAAGTTGGACTGATGCCCAGAAGTAACAATATGATAAATAAAAAGTTCTTCATATCATCCTGCTGAATTGTTTGGTTAAGAAAATAGTTAAAATCTTTGCGTTCACGAAAGAAATCAAAAAAGAGAGACTTTTCATCTATTATTTGAAATACTTCACCTTTGTCGTGGTATAAAATCCATGCCGCTCACAAAATTACACATATTAACTGTGTCTAACAAATTGTTCTGGTAAATAAAACCAAGTTTTCTTTTTTATCTATGTACTTCTTCTGAACCAAGGAGCCTTAAAGGTTCACAAGAGAGCTGATTTATCAAAAATTAAAAAAACCGAGGAGCATTTTGATTCAATCGTTCTCCCCAAAGAGATGATTTCAACGAAGATGTAGTTACCA is drawn from Bacteroidota bacterium and contains these coding sequences:
- a CDS encoding homoserine kinase, with protein sequence MTNSTPHRLVRKFARAFAPATVSNVGPGFDLTGFPVFGIGDEVEVKPNGTAVSRIVSIIGNDSLSLVLEENTAGMAIKSFLAENAPGEGVDITLHKNMPIGSGMGSSAASAAAGVAAVNALLEAPLPAEKLIKYALDGEMVASGTRHGDNIIPCITGGFILITGLENFEFIKIDPPPGLVVMLIHPQVEIKTSHARSILPEMIPATDAIRQTSAAMMLVTGLLKGDYALIAAASQDFIAEPYRSDLIPGYHGLKREILSHGACAFNISGSGPTSFAFFDNENKAGKLIPWIKDYYEKLKIEVDIFISKVNNNGVKVLEVR
- the thrC gene encoding threonine synthase: MRYISTRNPQTQYKFKDALYLGMAPDGGLFLPESIPHLLEEPDELKELSLTELANHFLNPFVTGISEREFTRIVERTFNFDIEIKHVSGKIWVAELFHGPTLAFKDFGARFLANVMSYFLHEEGKRCKILVATSGDTGSAVANGFLGMDCVDVVLLYPSGKVSWTQEQQLTTLGKNVTALEVKGNFDDCQRLVKMAFADEELRSRVNLSSANSISIARLLPQAVYYIYTYLNLYEKLDNINFVVPSGNLGNITAGLMTKFAGLPVKKFYAALNNNDVFAKYLETGEFVPQPTIQTLSNAMDVGNPSNLERITSLYHGDLNAMRRDISARSYSNDETYFMIGATWNECGYLADPHTSVGLLYARDMGVKLPKENFVVMSTAHPAKFYDHVSSATGINFAVPERLEASLKKKKESVLMGTEYDEFKEILLGGAG